In Fodinibius saliphilus, a genomic segment contains:
- a CDS encoding phytoene desaturase family protein, whose product MADAIIIGSGPNGLACGIRLVQEGHTVIIYEQANTVGGGTRTMELTRPGFHHDICSAIHPLAKASPFLQSLPLEEHGLEWIQPEVPVAHPLDNGPAGALFRSLDRTIDYLGSDGSSYRKLVKPFVRHWNELLPDILAPFSIFPNHPLLLARMGFWGLQPAQTLAKRFDTEKASAIFAGLAGHGILSFDQIATSAIGLVLGTAAHTVGWPYPKGGSHAITKAMASYFTSLGGTIKTGIKVHSLEQLPISEQIFFNTTPQQILNIAGKRLHRNYAKKLKKFSYGNGVFKTDFALSEPIPWKDEICRKAGTVHLGGTFEEIAASEKQVEEGQCPKNPYVLVAQQSLGDTSRAPEGYHTGWAYCHVPNGATQDMTDPVIDQIERFAPGFRDCIIDQHTMNTTAMHNYNPNYIGGDINGGRQDISQLFTRPTGLFDPYHIPNSNMYICSSSTPPGGGVHGMCGFHAAESALQKYNKVYF is encoded by the coding sequence ATGGCTGATGCAATTATCATAGGATCAGGCCCCAATGGACTGGCCTGCGGTATTCGCCTAGTCCAGGAAGGGCACACGGTCATCATTTATGAACAGGCCAATACAGTAGGCGGCGGTACCCGCACCATGGAGTTGACACGGCCCGGTTTTCATCATGATATCTGCTCGGCCATCCACCCACTGGCCAAGGCCTCTCCCTTCTTGCAGTCATTGCCATTGGAAGAACACGGGCTCGAATGGATTCAGCCAGAAGTGCCGGTAGCGCATCCTCTAGATAACGGACCCGCCGGGGCCCTCTTTCGCTCGCTTGACCGGACCATTGATTACCTCGGCAGTGACGGTAGCAGCTACCGAAAACTGGTGAAACCTTTTGTTAGACACTGGAATGAGCTCCTTCCCGATATCCTTGCCCCTTTTTCTATATTTCCCAATCATCCTCTGCTGTTGGCCCGAATGGGATTCTGGGGATTACAACCTGCCCAAACCCTTGCCAAACGCTTTGATACCGAAAAGGCCAGTGCCATCTTTGCTGGTTTAGCCGGACATGGCATTCTCTCTTTTGACCAAATAGCTACTTCGGCCATTGGACTGGTGCTTGGCACTGCTGCTCACACTGTGGGCTGGCCCTACCCCAAAGGCGGTTCTCATGCTATCACCAAAGCTATGGCTAGCTATTTTACTTCGCTCGGCGGTACGATTAAAACCGGCATTAAGGTTCATTCGCTGGAACAACTGCCTATTTCAGAACAGATCTTTTTTAATACCACACCACAACAAATCCTGAATATTGCCGGCAAACGACTTCATCGGAATTATGCTAAAAAACTAAAAAAATTCAGTTATGGTAATGGCGTATTTAAGACTGATTTTGCTCTCAGTGAACCTATTCCCTGGAAAGATGAAATCTGTCGTAAAGCAGGAACGGTACACTTAGGTGGAACATTTGAAGAGATCGCTGCATCAGAAAAGCAGGTTGAAGAAGGTCAGTGTCCTAAAAACCCCTACGTACTCGTAGCTCAACAAAGTCTCGGTGATACCAGCCGTGCACCGGAAGGCTACCATACCGGCTGGGCATACTGCCACGTACCAAACGGAGCTACTCAGGATATGACGGACCCTGTTATCGATCAAATAGAACGCTTTGCCCCTGGCTTCCGTGATTGTATTATCGATCAACATACCATGAACACTACCGCTATGCACAACTATAATCCCAATTACATTGGCGGTGATATCAACGGCGGACGACAGGACATCTCGCAGCTTTTTACACGCCCTACCGGTTTGTTCGACCCCTATCATATTCCCAACAGCAATATGTATATCTGCTCTTCTTCAACTCCGCCGGGCGGTGGTGTACATGGTATGTGTGGGTTCCATGCAGCAGAATCGGCACTGCAAAAATATAATAAGGTTTATTTCTAA